The genomic segment CATGGCTGGAGTAAACGATGAAAACTAACCTCACGTGGTTTTTCGTGGGCGTGGTGGTGATCGCTGCGATGCTGGTGGCTGTGGTGCCGATGATGCTGCGATCGGTCAACGGCGGGCAGGAGGCGTCGACAAGTGTGGAGCAAGCCATTCAGGCGCGCCCGAACTGCCCAACCCGGCAGGTGGGCGGGGTGGATTTGCCGTGTCTTGGCGGAGAGTTTGGGGATGCCGAACCCCGCGCGACCGTCGTGAATGTGTGGGCGTGGTGGTGCGAGCCGTGCCGCACGGAACTGCCGCTTTTTGACACCCTCGCCGCCACTCATCCAGACCTCAACGTGGTGGGTGTACACGCCGATACCAATGCAGCCAACGGTGCCGCCATGCTTAATGACCTGGATATTTCTTTGCCAAGCTACCAGGATGATCGTAACATCTTCGCTGCTAAATACAGCCTTCCCAGCGTAGTGCCCATTACAGTTGTCATTGATAAAGACGGTCAGGTCCGAGCCACCTACACTGAAGCATTCGGCAGCATTGAGGAAGTGGAAGACGCTGTGAACAAGGCACTCTCATGAATCACGACTCACCCGGAGTAAACACCAGCCTGAACCCCGAGGCGGCACCTGTCTGGATGCATCGACTCGTGGATACCGTCCGCACCACGGAACAGCGCCCGCCCACTACCGCAGCCAAACAAGCCGCTGTACTCATGTTGTTTTCCGGCACCGAAACCAGTGCCACTCTGCCTAACGACGCCGCGGTGCTGCTCACCCACCGCTCACCCTCCATGCGTTCGCATTCTGGGCAGATCGCCTTTCCCGGCGGTCGCCTTGACCCCACTGATGCCAACATTGTGGACTGTGCCCTCAGGGAAGCCTGGGAGGAAACCGGACTAGATCGCACTACCGTCACCCCCCTCGCGCAGCTCAGTGAAGTGCATATCCTTGCCAGTGGCTACCCCGTTCACCCTGTTCTCGGACACTGGCATACCCCCATGAATGTGGGGGTGGTCAGCCCCGAGGAAGCCGATGCTGTATTTGACGTGCCGGTTTATCAGCTCATCGACCCCGCTAACCGAATCACAGTAGGGTGGAATACGTGGAGCGGACCGGCGTTCCGCATCAATGACTACATCATCTGGGGATTCACCGGTGGTCTCCTGAGTGCCGCCCTACACCAAGCCGGCTGGGAGGAAGAATGGGACCGAGACACGGTGCACGATCTCCAAACAACTCTGGCACAATCGCGCAATAATGAACGGCTGAGGTAACTCACCAGAATAGCTACCACGACACACGAGGAACATAGTGACCCACAACCCAGGCGTTTTGACCGACGGCCTGCTCGTCATCGCACTTCTACTCGCCCTGTGGGGCGGCTGGCGGCAAGGGGCGTTCGCCTCCGTGCTCAGTACCATCGGTGTGGTCTTTGGACTCATCTGCGGTGCTGGATTGGCCCCCAAAATCATGGGACTTACCGACAGTACAGCCCTCCGTTTCCTTCTGGGACTGGGCACAGTGGTACTGCTGGTGGGTATGGGTAACCTTGTTGGTGGTCTGCTGGGGGCCGGGGTGCGGGACAACATGCGGCTCAAAAGCGCCCAGCGCATCGACTCGACCATCGGGGCAGTGTTCCAGGCTCTAGCCACCCTCATCGTTGCGTGGCTTGTGGCCATCCCGCTGGCCACTGGCGGGACGTCCGCCGTTGCCCAAGGTGTGCGGCAATCCCACATTCTGGGGTTCGTGGATAACTTCACCCCCAGCTTCATGGGGCAATTGCCTGCGAAAATCTCGGCCATGCTCAACGAAAGTGGGTTGCCACCGCTCATTTCGCCGTTTGAAGACCACGTCACCCGTGAAGTCGAAGCACCCGCCATCAAAGTGGACAACGTTGCCCTAGTGGAACAACTGCGGCCGTCCGTCATCCACATCCTTGGCGACGCCCAGCAGTGCCGCCGCCGCCTCATGGGGTCCGGCTTTGTGGCGGCTCCCGACATGGTGATCACCAACGCCCACGTCGTCGCAGGTACTGACACCGTGCACCTTGACACGGCGCTCGGCGTTAAAGAAGCGAGCGTGGTGTTTTACGACCCGGCCGAAGACATCGCGGTTCTCCGCAGTCCTGGTCTAGACCTCCCCGCGCTTCCCTGGGCGCCCGAGGTAGCGTCCTCCGGCGATGATGCCATCGTCATGGGATTCCCCGCTTCCGGTCCCTTTGAGGCTGCTCCCGCCAGGGTCCGCGACAAGATCACCATCAACGGACCAAACATCTACGCCAGCGGGCGTGTGGACCGCGAGGCGTACACCGTGCGCGGCTCCATTCGCCAAGGCAATTCCGGCGGCCCGATGGTGGACGTCAATGGCAACGTTCTTGGTGTGGTGTTTGGTGCCGCTACCGACAACACGGACACCGGATACGTCCTCACTGCAGCCGACGTGCAGGGCAAGATTGGGGACATCACTAAGCTTGTTGACCCCGTGAATACCCAAAACTGTGTGGCCCGCTAGCCCACAAAGGTCAGTAGCGAGGCCACAAAATCCTCGGGTTTTTCCACGTGAGGCAGCGTTTTTGTCTCGGGAATATGGCTGACTGACACTGACTCTCCGCGGACGCGCCGGGCGGCGAACTCCAGGAAATGCGGGCAGAGCATACCATCGCCATGAATCACAAGTGTTGGACGGGTGATGTGGTCTCTGTGCCATTTCAGCGGCAAACGTGCGGATCGGAGTCGGGCGTTTCTGCGCATGGCATCATCAACATGGGCAATGTCGGCACCTTTGGTGCGCAGGTCGGCAGCTTGGGCAAACAATTCCGTGTGGTGGAAACTGGGGTGGGTGAGGCTGCGGAGCCTGTGAGTGGGGGTGCGGAAGGGGCGGGCGTCGAGAAGTAACAGCCAGGGGCGCGTGCGCTGGAGTTGCCGATAGTCGGAGGGGTCGGCGGCACACATACTAGTGAGCGACAAAGTGTGCTCAGGGTAGTTTGCGGCGAGTGTCCACGCGACGGCACCCCCGGACCCACAGCCAACGATGTGGGCGCGCTTGTGACCTAGAGACTGGATGACTCCTGCGACATCCCCCACGGCATAGCGGATGCCATAGCCTGATGGGGGTTTGTCGGACATGCCGAATCCCCGCATGTCCAATGCCGCAACGTGGAACCCAGCCGCCGCGAGCGGGGAAATGGAGTGAATGTAATCAAACCAGCCCCCGGTGTGGTCGTGGAGGAGGAGAATCAGGGGGTCTGTGGGGTCGCCAGCAGTGGCGGCGTGGAGCCGGACACCACGGGTATGCACGAACTCGTGACTAAAAGGGCCTTCTACAGCAACTTCAGAGGGGGAGAGGGAACCCAATTAGCTATACATCCCACCGTCGGGGGCATCAATGGCTTTAGATCCCTTGCCGGGGATGAGTTGGCGCAGCTCCGTGACTGATTCGATGGTCTCTTTAGGCATGCCGATCTTCTTGACCTTTCTCCAGCCGAACAGGGCGAACAAGCCTGCAAGAACCAGCATGATGATGAACACAATGAGGAACGCAGCCCAGCGCTGCAACCAGATGTTCAGCACCTCCGCGACGAAGAAGAAAAAGAAGAATGAGCTATACAGCGCAATAATGCCAGCCACACCGAACAGGCCGCCGCCCCAGACACCCTTTTTCACTTCCGTGGCGATCTCCGCCTTGGCCAACTCCACTTCGGCGCGGACCAGGCTGGACATTTGGGCGGTGGCATCGCTGACCAGGTCGCCAATGGACCCGTTTTCTGCGGTGTACGCATCCGAATCTGTTAAGGGGATGGAATTCGCGCGCGGAGCGTAGGGGTCAGATCCATCAGTGAATAGTCCGTTTGTGTTGCTCACGGTGCGTAATCCTCCAAAATCAGCGAATTGAATCTATAGCCAATCGTGCCACGATTTTCAGTGTTATGTGAACTTATCACTCAAGAGTATCCTCGGTTCATGTCTTTTGCGCACCCCCTTGACGCTTTGGCCACTGTGGCAGGGGTAGCGGATGCGGAGCAGCGCGCGTCAGCTGCGATTGCCGCTGTGCATCGACGCCCCGTGAATCTGCGCCGCTCGGAGATCACAAGCTCCGAATCGGCGGTCCGGGGTGCTCGCCTGTCCGCTCTCCTCAGCGGGGGTAGTGAGGATGCGGAGGTCAGCGCCTACAGTCTCCTCGCGCCCGCCCAGCTGCAAGCCACTGCCCGCACCTTCCAACGCGCGCCGTTGCAGGTGCTCGCGCGTCTCGATGCCCTCCTTGGTGGCTCCGGTACCCCACTCTCCGGTGCCTCACGCTTATCGACGCTCGCGCAACTCATTGTTGGTCCCGCCCATCCCCGTGCCGGGCTACTTCCGGTTTTTGTGCACATGGAACTTGAAGCCGGTGAATTTTTTGGCCCCCGCAGCGGCAGTATTGCGCGTGTGGCGTCCCGGGTGACGGCTGTGATGACGGGTTTTGATCCGCGAGGGTTGGCCGTCCCTGAAACGTACCTACACCGCCACCAGGACGATCCTAAAGATCCGGTTTTCCTGCTGCGCGCCTGGGAAACTGGGGCTGAAGAGGCCGAGGGGATAGCGCGTGCTGTTTAAGCTGGACCGGGCTTTCCTCGGCGGGCAAGCCACCACCCGCCAACGGTGACGGCGGCAATGCCCGCGACCACGCCTGCGCCAATGCCCATGTCCCGAGTTTGAAACAGGGGTTCTGGGTTTTTGAAGCTGCGAATGTCCCACCCCCGTGCCAATGCCTCCTTCTTGAGAGCACGATCGGGATTGACAGCTACGGCATGTCCCACGGCTTCCAGCATGGGCAGGTCTGTGGCGGAGTCCGAGTAGGCGAAGCTTTTACTGAGGTCATAGTTCCGTTCCTTGGCTAACGCATTAATGGCCTCAGCCTTTGCAGGACCTTTGCAGTAAAACAGCACCTCGCCGGTGTATTTTCCGTCTTCTATGCCGAGCTGGCTACCCACCGTGCGGTCCACACCGAGTTCCCGGGCGATGGGTTCTACCAGGTCCGTGGCGGAGGCGGAAATAATGATCACTTCGTGGCCCTGTTCGTGGTGGGCTTTGATCAGATCGCGGGCCTCCGCGTAGATGGTGGGAGTCACCACGTTGTGAAGGGTTTCCTCGCCAATGGTGCGGACCTGCTCGACATCCCACCCGGCGACCATGGTGGCTAGCTGGTCGCGTGTTGAATCCATCTGATCACTGGTGTGCCCGGCGAACATATACATTGCTTTGGCCATGCTGAGCTGTAGCGCCTCTACAGGCGTGATGAGTCCGTTGTTCATGAACTCCCGGCCGAAGGCAAATGCCGAGGAAGTGGCGATAATTGTCTTGTCCAGATCAAAAAACGCCGCGACGCGGGAGGCTGACTGATCTGCTTTCTTCACAGCGCCCAGTCTAGCGACACCCAGACAAAACGTGTGGTAGAAGTCGGAGTTGCGCTACTTAAAATCGTGTGCCATAATGGATTTCGCAAGGCCCCGATATACAGTGTGGCCTGCCCCGGTTCACCCCCCCCGAAACCGGGTGATGACGGTCCGCGCCACACCCCCCCGAGACGCGGACCGTCCTTTTATGCAGGGAGCAGGTGGGGAAAAGTATTATCTAGCAGGGATAACGCGCTCTTGCCTTCTTTACTTTAAAGGTTGAACGCCGTTAGTGCAACAGGTTTGCATAAAGTATTTTCATCTCCAGATTCACTTGACCAGTCTGTCCTTTATGTCAGTATGCTGTCCTATGTAAGCCTACTGATATAGGAGGAAATGTGTACGCCTACACAGTGAATAATGGTGGCCTGCAGTATGTGCAGAAACCAGAACCGACACCGGAACCTGGGCAGGTAAGCATCACGGTTCATACCGCTGGACTGGGGCTTATTGATGCCCTCTGGACTATTGGGGCCATGCCCTCGAACCCGGACTTTGTTCCCGGCCTGGAGGTTTCAGGCACTGTCCGTGCTCTTGGCGAGGGCGTGAATCACCTCGCCGAAGGGCAGCTGGTCGCCGCAATCCTTCCAGCTGCCGGGGGCTTCGCCGAGGTTGTGTGCACCCCAGCAACACTGGTCGCCCCCATCCCTCAGAAGCTGGATCATGACCTCGCGGCGGTGGTGCCCATCAACACTGTGACCGCGCACCTCGCCTTGACGACGGTCGCGCGCCTCGCCGAAAGCGAATCGCTGTTGGTCAACGCTGGGGTTGGGGGATTGGGCTCGCAGTTCCAGCAGGTGGCCCGGGCTTTGGGTGCGGGACCGTGTGACGCGGTCGTCGGCACCCCGGAAAAACAAGCCTTGGCACTCGAATGCGGGTACCGAACCGCTTACCTGCGGAGTGAATTGCGCGACATCCCCGACGGCACCTACGACATTGTTGTTGATCCCGTGGGCGGCGACGCCACCACCCAGGGCTTTCGTGTGCTCCGCAGTGGCGGTCGCCTGGTCAGAGTGGGTAATGCCTCGCAGGCACCGGATGTGGAGATCGGCACGCTGGCACTCTGGCTGGAAAACAAAACTGCAGCCGGGTTCAACGTTGGTGCCTGGCTAGCCGAACACCCTGCAGACGGCACGGATTCCCTGGCATGGTCGCTGGAGGCAGTGGCGCGTGGCGATGTTCGAGTGGATCTCACCGCCGTGGGTGGACACGAGCAGTTGCCGCAGTTCCTGGAAGCCCTAGAGCGTGGAGAAACTACGGGGAAGCTGGCTGTTCGTTTCGTGTCGCCATAGCTCAAAAATTGCTGGCTTGTAGAACGTTATCCACAAGCATTGCTTCCTAGACGAGTTATCCACAACCTGCATGTATGACTATTGCCGGGCACGCCCCAGCAAGCGCAGCATGAAGGCATGTCAGGTGTACAGCAAGAAGCCATCGTGGTTGCCGTCGAGGATCCAGTTCTGCATCCAGAAGCCATGCACGTTGCAGCAGCCACGGGGCGGCCGGTGGTGGAAACGTGTGTGCCTGCGGAGGTTGTGCGGGCGTCAAGAAACGCCTCAGCCGTGCTTGTCGACGCCGCCACCGCCGCCGTATTCACCCACGAACGCCGTGACCGCGTGTTCTTCCTGGGGCTGGACCCGGGGCCTGTGGATTGGCGACGCGCCATGGAATGCCATGCCGAGCACGCGTTTCTCTTGCCCGCGCAGGCACCGGAACTGCTCGCAATGCTGGGGCGTCACAACCGGGCGCGCGGCACAGCTCGCACCATCGGAGTCATGGGCGTGTGCGGTGGTGCCGGAACCAGCGTCCTTGCCGCCAGCATCGCCCTGACCGGTGCACCCGCCCTGCTGATCGATGCCGTGCCCTACGGCGGTGCCGACCTCCTGCTGGGAATTGAAAACACGCCCGGCGCGCGGTGGCAGGACCTGAACCTCGGTGACGGTTTCGTCGGGGCATCGGATCTGTGGCAGGCGCTGCCGCACACCAAAAGCGAGGTGGCCGTGCTGACCAGCGCGCGTACCACCATGGCTGATGGCTTTTCGCTCGACCCGGCGCGGGTCAGTTCCGCTGTGGAATGTGCGCAAACAGGCGACAATCTTGTGGTGGTGGATACCTGCGACGCGGCTGTTCTGGGTTTATGTGATCTGGTGGCGCTGGTCATTCCTGCTGAGGTTCGGGCCGTAGCGGCGGCCACCACCCTGGCGGCACAACTGAAAGCTCAGCGTATCCACCCGATCGGGGTGCTGAGGCATCGGGGATGGTCGGGCATGGACGCGGACGAGGTGGAACGCGTGGTGCAGCTGCCCATCGTGGGGGAGGTAGCTCATGTGCCGCGGCTGGCTAAAACCGTGGAAACTCAAGGATTGCGCAGTATTCCTCGGCCGCTGACCAAGGTGGCGCTGGATGTGATGGATGAGCTCAATGTATGAGGCGCTGGTGGAGAAAGTGCAGCGCAGGCTGGCGGAACGCCCCGGCGCTGCGGCCGCTGATATTGCGCAGTTGGTGCGGGAAGAGGCGGGGGTGATCAGCGATGTTGACGTGCTGGGGGTGCTACGTAAACTGCGCAACGATTCGACGGGGGCTGGGATTTTGGAGCAAGTGCTGGCAATAGAGGGGGTGACGGACGTGGTGGTCAACGGGCCGGACAGTATTTGGTTTGATCGGGGGCAAGGTCTGCAGAAGGCGGGCTTGCGTTTCGATTCGGATGATGAGGTCCGCCAGCTGGCTACCCGGCTCGCTGTAGCGTGTGGCAGGCGTTTGGATGATGCGCAGCCCTTTGCCGATGGTCGTCTCCGCCGGGATGACGACAGCAGCATTCGTGTTCACGCCCTGCTCAGCCCGCCAGCGGATGGTGGTACCTGCTTGTCTCTGCGTGTGCTTCGCCAGGCAGTGACCACGCTTGATGGCCTAGTGGATCGCGGCACCATGCCCTCCGATATTGCTGACACTCTCACGGGGATTGTGGAATCCAAGAAAGCCTTCCTGGTGGTGGGCGGCACTGGCAGCGGGAAAACCACGTTGTTGGGTGCCATGCTGGCTGCCATTGGGCACAACGAACGCATCATCTGCATCGAAGACACCCCTGAGCTGCACCCGCCCCACCCGCATGTGGTGAACCTGGTCTCCCGCACTAACAATGTGGAAGGTCAGGGTCAGATCACCATGTCGGACCTGTTGAAACAGGCTCTGCGTATGCGGCCTGACCGCATCATTGTCGGTGAGATACGTGGGGCGGAAGTGGTGGACCTGCTCGCCGCGCTCAACACTGGGCACGAAGGTGGTGCCGGCACCATCCACGCCAATTCCTTGATGGAAATCCCGGCGCGCATGGAAGCCCTGGCTGCTCTCGGTGGGCTGGATCGTGCGGCACTGCATTCCCAGCTCAGCGCAGCCATCCGCGTGGTGCTAGCCATGCGACGCACCCCGCACGGACGTATTTTGCATCAGATTGGGGTACTGGAAGGAAACCCGGTACGCACCCGTGTGTTGTGGCAATCCGACCTTGGGCCACAACCGGGTTTCGAGGAGCTTGCGTCATGACTTCACTGTTGCTGTGCGCGGGCGCGTTGCTTGTGCCCGATGCCGCGCCGCTGCATCGCATTACGGAGCGAAAAAACTGGAAGAAAACACCAGCGCTTGCCGTGTTGCTGTTGGTCCTGTTGAAAGGGCCGGTGAGCCTGATCCTCAGTGCGATGCTGGTGGTCGGGACTATCGTCTGGGCGATCCGCACCGCGCGCCAGCGCGCCCGAGCCACAGCGATACGTTCGCACACCAGCACGTTCTTGGGGTTCGTGATTGGAGACCTGCGCGCCGGGAACGGCATGCCGCACGCGTTGGGGGTGGCGGTTGATTCGCTCAGCTCTGATGCGCCTTCGGAGCTTCGTGACGCCGTGCGAGTCGCCGCCGCTCGGTCCGCTGGAGGTGGCGATGGTCCCAATGTTCTTATCAGTTCCTCCTGCCCCGACCTGGTCCGTGTGGGGCAACTCTGGAAGCTAGCAGCACGGCACGGTATTCCGCTGGTGGCGCTGTGCGAAAATGCCCAAAGGCGTATCGACGCCCAGCTCACCCACGCTGCTGCGACGCGTGCTGCGCTGCAGGGGCCTAAGGCCACAGCGATGGTGTTGAGCATTCTTCCGGTTGTGGGGATTGGCATGGGTGGACTGTTGGGGGCGGATCCGCTGCACTTCCTACTCGGGGGCGGCACTGGGGGAGTCCTCCTGGTGGCGGGTACCGGATTGACCACAGCTGGTTTTGTCTGGTCGCAACGAATCATGGGGAAGGCGACATCATGATGCTGCTAGCTTTAGCCTGTCTCGTGCTGGCTACGACGGTGGGGGTGGCACCGTCGATGCGGATTGAGCGGAAGGCGTCGATACGCGTGCGTGACGGCCCCACAGACATCCTGGCCATTGCGGCTGATATTGAGTTGTTCGCTGCCTGCATTCACTCGGGACTCAGCACTGCGCACGCCGCTACGGCGGTGGCAAGCGTCAGTGAGAACGAGCAATGGCGCAGCGTACAGGCCCTTCTTGCCATCGGGGTGGGTGCTGGGCGGGCGTGGGAACCCATGCGCGGCATCGAAGGGTTGGGGGAACTCGCCGCACTGGCCACCATGTCTGAACGTTCCGGGGGCGCGTTATCGACGGGGTGCGAACGCATTGTGGACAAACTTCGTAACGACACCGCGCACGCGGCCACCGCCGCAGCCGAACGGGCAGGCGTACTCATTGCCCTGCCCCTTGCAGTGTGCTATCTACCTGCATTTTTCATCCTGGGACTGGCACCAACGGTGATCAGCCTCGGGGCAACCATGTTGAACTAAAGGAGTAAAAAATGTTGCAGCAACTTCAGCAATTTCATAGCGATGATCGCGGAATGAGCACCATCGAATACGCGCTGGGCAGCCTCGCCGCAGCGGCGCTCGCCGGGGCGTTGTACCTGGTGGTCAGCGGCGGCGGAATCAGCGAAGCCCTGCAGGGCATCATCACGGATGCGTTGAGCCGACGTTAAATGAACGACACAGGATCCGTCACCATTGAAGCCGCCCTAGCGCTCAGCTCATTGGTGCTGGTGGGGGCACTCATGGTGAGTGGATTAGTGACCCTGGCGGACTACATCGCCGCTGTTGACGCCGCCGGTGCAGCCGCCAGGGCGCACGCCATTGGCACCGAGTACACACCGCCACGGGGAACCGTCGATATTGCTCACGATGGCGAGCTGGTGCGGGCAGTGGCGAAAGTCCCCAGCCCGCTAGGCACCATGGAGGCCGAGGCTGTGTACCCGGCTGAGAAACCATGAGCAGCATCACCACCGCAGGGATTGTCGCTGCGCTGGTGAGTGTGTTTCTCACCATTGCGTGGCTGGGTGGCATGGTGGTGGACAAGCACCGCGCTCAAACTGCCAGCGACCTCGCTGCCGTGGCTGGTGCCTACGCCGCTTACTACGGGCGGGATGCATGTTCGGCTGCTGATCGGGTGGCTGTTGTGAATGGCGCGTCGGTCGTTGAATGTTCCGTTGACGGGCTGGATGTGACCATACGGGCACGGTCCGGTGGGCAGGAGGCCGTAGCGAAGGCTGGGCCGGTATAGGGCGGAGCGCTTGTGGAGCGGCGTAAAGTTTATCGAAAATTTTTCCTATTTTTGGTTGCTACAGGCGATGAGGTTTGGTAGAGTAGGTGCTAGGAAAGAATTTTTGGTATCTCGGGGAAAATATGACTGAAACAACAGCATATTACACGTGTTGCGATCCTGCTGATCCGTGCGCGTGTATGTCCATGCGCACCAACTACAACTTCCTCTGCGACTGGTTGGCGCTGTTCCCAGATGGTTTGGAGGAAGTGGATGAGGATTCCTTTATCCGCT from the Corynebacterium durum genome contains:
- a CDS encoding type II secretion system F family protein — its product is MTSLLLCAGALLVPDAAPLHRITERKNWKKTPALAVLLLVLLKGPVSLILSAMLVVGTIVWAIRTARQRARATAIRSHTSTFLGFVIGDLRAGNGMPHALGVAVDSLSSDAPSELRDAVRVAAARSAGGGDGPNVLISSSCPDLVRVGQLWKLAARHGIPLVALCENAQRRIDAQLTHAAATRAALQGPKATAMVLSILPVVGIGMGGLLGADPLHFLLGGGTGGVLLVAGTGLTTAGFVWSQRIMGKATS
- a CDS encoding HAD family hydrolase, which translates into the protein MKKADQSASRVAAFFDLDKTIIATSSAFAFGREFMNNGLITPVEALQLSMAKAMYMFAGHTSDQMDSTRDQLATMVAGWDVEQVRTIGEETLHNVVTPTIYAEARDLIKAHHEQGHEVIIISASATDLVEPIARELGVDRTVGSQLGIEDGKYTGEVLFYCKGPAKAEAINALAKERNYDLSKSFAYSDSATDLPMLEAVGHAVAVNPDRALKKEALARGWDIRSFKNPEPLFQTRDMGIGAGVVAGIAAVTVGGWWLARRGKPGPA
- a CDS encoding TlpA family protein disulfide reductase, encoding MKTNLTWFFVGVVVIAAMLVAVVPMMLRSVNGGQEASTSVEQAIQARPNCPTRQVGGVDLPCLGGEFGDAEPRATVVNVWAWWCEPCRTELPLFDTLAATHPDLNVVGVHADTNAANGAAMLNDLDISLPSYQDDRNIFAAKYSLPSVVPITVVIDKDGQVRATYTEAFGSIEEVEDAVNKALS
- a CDS encoding phage holin family protein — translated: MSNTNGLFTDGSDPYAPRANSIPLTDSDAYTAENGSIGDLVSDATAQMSSLVRAEVELAKAEIATEVKKGVWGGGLFGVAGIIALYSSFFFFFFVAEVLNIWLQRWAAFLIVFIIMLVLAGLFALFGWRKVKKIGMPKETIESVTELRQLIPGKGSKAIDAPDGGMYS
- the ssd gene encoding septum site-determining protein Ssd, translating into MSGVQQEAIVVAVEDPVLHPEAMHVAAATGRPVVETCVPAEVVRASRNASAVLVDAATAAVFTHERRDRVFFLGLDPGPVDWRRAMECHAEHAFLLPAQAPELLAMLGRHNRARGTARTIGVMGVCGGAGTSVLAASIALTGAPALLIDAVPYGGADLLLGIENTPGARWQDLNLGDGFVGASDLWQALPHTKSEVAVLTSARTTMADGFSLDPARVSSAVECAQTGDNLVVVDTCDAAVLGLCDLVALVIPAEVRAVAAATTLAAQLKAQRIHPIGVLRHRGWSGMDADEVERVVQLPIVGEVAHVPRLAKTVETQGLRSIPRPLTKVALDVMDELNV
- a CDS encoding Rv3654c family TadE-like protein, with the protein product MSSITTAGIVAALVSVFLTIAWLGGMVVDKHRAQTASDLAAVAGAYAAYYGRDACSAADRVAVVNGASVVECSVDGLDVTIRARSGGQEAVAKAGPV
- a CDS encoding NUDIX hydrolase, with the protein product MHRLVDTVRTTEQRPPTTAAKQAAVLMLFSGTETSATLPNDAAVLLTHRSPSMRSHSGQIAFPGGRLDPTDANIVDCALREAWEETGLDRTTVTPLAQLSEVHILASGYPVHPVLGHWHTPMNVGVVSPEEADAVFDVPVYQLIDPANRITVGWNTWSGPAFRINDYIIWGFTGGLLSAALHQAGWEEEWDRDTVHDLQTTLAQSRNNERLR
- a CDS encoding MarP family serine protease, with the protein product MTHNPGVLTDGLLVIALLLALWGGWRQGAFASVLSTIGVVFGLICGAGLAPKIMGLTDSTALRFLLGLGTVVLLVGMGNLVGGLLGAGVRDNMRLKSAQRIDSTIGAVFQALATLIVAWLVAIPLATGGTSAVAQGVRQSHILGFVDNFTPSFMGQLPAKISAMLNESGLPPLISPFEDHVTREVEAPAIKVDNVALVEQLRPSVIHILGDAQQCRRRLMGSGFVAAPDMVITNAHVVAGTDTVHLDTALGVKEASVVFYDPAEDIAVLRSPGLDLPALPWAPEVASSGDDAIVMGFPASGPFEAAPARVRDKITINGPNIYASGRVDREAYTVRGSIRQGNSGGPMVDVNGNVLGVVFGAATDNTDTGYVLTAADVQGKIGDITKLVDPVNTQNCVAR
- a CDS encoding alpha/beta fold hydrolase, which codes for MHTRGVRLHAATAGDPTDPLILLLHDHTGGWFDYIHSISPLAAAGFHVAALDMRGFGMSDKPPSGYGIRYAVGDVAGVIQSLGHKRAHIVGCGSGGAVAWTLAANYPEHTLSLTSMCAADPSDYRQLQRTRPWLLLLDARPFRTPTHRLRSLTHPSFHHTELFAQAADLRTKGADIAHVDDAMRRNARLRSARLPLKWHRDHITRPTLVIHGDGMLCPHFLEFAARRVRGESVSVSHIPETKTLPHVEKPEDFVASLLTFVG
- a CDS encoding quinone oxidoreductase family protein, with amino-acid sequence MYAYTVNNGGLQYVQKPEPTPEPGQVSITVHTAGLGLIDALWTIGAMPSNPDFVPGLEVSGTVRALGEGVNHLAEGQLVAAILPAAGGFAEVVCTPATLVAPIPQKLDHDLAAVVPINTVTAHLALTTVARLAESESLLVNAGVGGLGSQFQQVARALGAGPCDAVVGTPEKQALALECGYRTAYLRSELRDIPDGTYDIVVDPVGGDATTQGFRVLRSGGRLVRVGNASQAPDVEIGTLALWLENKTAAGFNVGAWLAEHPADGTDSLAWSLEAVARGDVRVDLTAVGGHEQLPQFLEALERGETTGKLAVRFVSP
- a CDS encoding type II secretion system F family protein; this encodes MMLLALACLVLATTVGVAPSMRIERKASIRVRDGPTDILAIAADIELFAACIHSGLSTAHAATAVASVSENEQWRSVQALLAIGVGAGRAWEPMRGIEGLGELAALATMSERSGGALSTGCERIVDKLRNDTAHAATAAAERAGVLIALPLAVCYLPAFFILGLAPTVISLGATMLN
- a CDS encoding DUF4244 domain-containing protein yields the protein MLQQLQQFHSDDRGMSTIEYALGSLAAAALAGALYLVVSGGGISEALQGIITDALSRR
- a CDS encoding TadA family conjugal transfer-associated ATPase; amino-acid sequence: MYEALVEKVQRRLAERPGAAAADIAQLVREEAGVISDVDVLGVLRKLRNDSTGAGILEQVLAIEGVTDVVVNGPDSIWFDRGQGLQKAGLRFDSDDEVRQLATRLAVACGRRLDDAQPFADGRLRRDDDSSIRVHALLSPPADGGTCLSLRVLRQAVTTLDGLVDRGTMPSDIADTLTGIVESKKAFLVVGGTGSGKTTLLGAMLAAIGHNERIICIEDTPELHPPHPHVVNLVSRTNNVEGQGQITMSDLLKQALRMRPDRIIVGEIRGAEVVDLLAALNTGHEGGAGTIHANSLMEIPARMEALAALGGLDRAALHSQLSAAIRVVLAMRRTPHGRILHQIGVLEGNPVRTRVLWQSDLGPQPGFEELAS